CAGCCATGTCCACGGCCTGAGCACCCGGTCGCGCCCCACGAGCACCAGCAGCACCAGCAGCAGGCCGATCCAGAACATCCAGTACTGCGGCGTCACGGCCGAGAGCCAGGTCTGCAGCAGCTTGAAGACAATGGCGCCCGCCACGCCGCCATAGAGCCAGCCCACGCCGCCGATCACCAGCATCAGCAGCACGTCGGCCGAGCGGTCGAAGGCCAGCACGTCGAGCGAGGCAAAGCCCGTGGTCTGCGCCAGCAGCGCGCCCGCGGCACCGGCAATGCCCGCTGCCACGGTGTAGATCACCACGAGCCGCGGCACCACCGGAATGCCGATGGCCATGGCGCGCAGCCGGTTGTCGCGGATCGCCTTCAGCGTGGCGCCGAAGGGCGAGTGCACGATGCGGCGCATCACGAGGAACAGCACAAGCATCACGCTCAGCGAATACCAGGCGGCCGTGCGGCCGAAGAGATCGAATTCGAACAGGCCCAGCACCGGCCCCATCACCACGCCCTGCAGGCCGTCGGCGCCGCCGGTGAGCCAGTCGAGCTTGTTGGCAAGCTCTAGCAGC
This genomic window from Variovorax paradoxus contains:
- a CDS encoding branched-chain amino acid ABC transporter permease; this encodes MSAPSSSSSVDFQSALLRRARWRPLEFVVWAMAFALPFAMPSHSLLVNEIAIVALFAMSLDLILGYTGIVSLGHAAFFGFGAYTAALFAKLVMPDPTVGLVVATVLSALLGLVASVTILRGSDLTRLMVTLGTALLLLELANKLDWLTGGADGLQGVVMGPVLGLFEFDLFGRTAAWYSLSVMLVLFLVMRRIVHSPFGATLKAIRDNRLRAMAIGIPVVPRLVVIYTVAAGIAGAAGALLAQTTGFASLDVLAFDRSADVLLMLVIGGVGWLYGGVAGAIVFKLLQTWLSAVTPQYWMFWIGLLLVLLVLVGRDRVLRPWTWLGIGKKKQGGAA